A portion of the Simkania negevensis Z genome contains these proteins:
- a CDS encoding response regulator: MADKVTVNFGNILYAEDDQLYQITTPLILSRIGFTVKVVGNGKLAVEEFSSDSNYSSVLLDNQMPIMTGIEAARRILEKKTVDIVLFTSDEKHTVSEAVDELGIRYLKKPGTEMGFKILYASLLTKK, translated from the coding sequence ATGGCTGACAAGGTTACAGTAAATTTTGGAAATATTCTCTATGCAGAAGATGATCAACTTTATCAAATAACTACCCCACTTATTCTTAGTAGAATTGGGTTCACAGTCAAGGTAGTGGGGAATGGCAAACTTGCCGTTGAGGAGTTTTCAAGTGATTCGAACTATTCGTCTGTATTGCTCGATAATCAAATGCCTATCATGACTGGGATCGAGGCTGCAAGGCGTATTTTGGAAAAAAAAACTGTCGACATAGTCCTTTTTACATCTGATGAGAAGCATACCGTCTCTGAGGCAGTAGATGAATTGGGGATTCGTTACTTAAAGAAGCCTGGAACAGAAATGGGCTTTAAGATTTTATACGCAAGCCTTCTGACGAAAAAATAG
- a CDS encoding response regulator: MVLAASPSSNRILYTDDTEFYRISVSAMLTKLGYTVLSVESAKRALEIIAKDQNFFSYLTDYHMPEMNGASLIRKLQESGINGDFVLHTSDSYDDIAEVIDSLKIRYLQKPATREQFIQLYGRVNQ; the protein is encoded by the coding sequence ATGGTTCTTGCTGCATCGCCTTCGAGTAATCGTATTCTTTATACAGACGACACAGAGTTTTATCGTATTTCAGTATCTGCTATGCTTACTAAATTGGGATACACTGTTCTATCAGTAGAAAGTGCAAAACGGGCTCTAGAAATTATTGCAAAAGATCAAAACTTTTTCTCGTATTTGACAGACTATCACATGCCAGAGATGAACGGTGCCAGTTTAATTAGGAAGCTTCAGGAATCTGGGATCAATGGGGATTTTGTATTGCATACATCTGATAGCTATGATGATATTGCGGAAGTCATCGATAGCTTAAAAATCCGATATTTGCAAAAACCGGCAACTCGAGAGCAATTTATCCAATTATATGGACGGGTCAATCAATGA
- the rfbA gene encoding glucose-1-phosphate thymidylyltransferase RfbA, whose protein sequence is MKGIILAGGSGTRLYPVTYPTSKQLLPIYDKPMIYYPLSVLMQAHIQEILLISTPEDLPRFQRLFGDGSHLGLSLSYAEQQKPNGIAEAFTIGASFIGDDTVALVLGDNIFYGHHLSDLLHQCGDLESGGIVFGYQVKDPERYGVVAFDSKMQVTDIIEKPAQPPSSYAVTGLYFYDQTVVDIARSLKPSWRGELEITDVNRAYLKRGELRVHLFDRGFAWLDTGTFEALHQASNYVQAIQDRQGIQIACIEEIAFQNGWITDEDLLLLASKHEKSTYGSYLKRLCTSKSNA, encoded by the coding sequence ATGAAAGGGATTATCTTAGCGGGAGGGTCTGGAACCCGCCTTTATCCAGTCACTTATCCGACAAGCAAACAGCTTCTACCCATCTACGATAAGCCGATGATTTACTATCCTCTTTCTGTTTTAATGCAGGCTCATATTCAGGAGATTCTTTTAATCTCAACACCCGAAGATCTTCCTCGCTTTCAACGTCTCTTTGGTGATGGCTCCCATTTAGGCCTTTCCCTCTCCTATGCAGAGCAACAAAAGCCAAATGGGATTGCTGAAGCATTTACAATTGGAGCTTCTTTTATTGGTGACGACACTGTTGCACTTGTTCTTGGCGATAATATCTTTTACGGCCACCATCTCAGTGATCTTCTTCATCAGTGTGGGGATCTCGAGTCAGGAGGGATTGTATTTGGCTATCAAGTGAAAGATCCCGAGAGGTATGGTGTTGTCGCATTCGATTCCAAGATGCAAGTGACAGACATCATTGAAAAACCAGCGCAACCTCCTTCTTCCTATGCCGTCACAGGCCTCTACTTTTACGATCAAACCGTTGTTGACATCGCACGCTCTTTGAAACCTTCTTGGAGAGGTGAATTGGAGATCACCGATGTCAACCGCGCCTATTTAAAACGAGGTGAGCTTCGTGTTCACCTTTTTGATCGGGGATTTGCTTGGCTCGATACTGGGACTTTTGAGGCCCTTCATCAGGCTTCAAACTATGTCCAAGCCATTCAAGACAGGCAGGGGATCCAAATCGCTTGTATCGAAGAAATTGCTTTCCAAAATGGGTGGATCACAGATGAGGATCTCCTTCTTCTAGCATCCAAACATGAGAAAAGCACGTATGGAAGTTATCTAAAAAGGCTTTGCACCTCGAAATCTAACGCCTAA